Below is a genomic region from Pirellulales bacterium.
TCGTCCTGGTCGACAACACGGGGCGCGATGCCTGCCGCCTCCAGTTCGCCGCGCGCGAAGGAGAGGGAGTTTGGCGGGCGAAACCGGAATCGGCCGATGACGCCTATGCGATTCTCGATCGGGTGGGGCGCGTCCCCCTTCCCTGCTACATTCGCGAGGGGGTCTCGGAGCCGGGGGATCTCGAGCGTTACCAAACCGTTTATGCCCGGGTGCCCGGCTCGGCCGCGGCGCCGACCGCAGGCCTGCACCTCACCGATCGCCTGATCGGCCGCCTCGAGACCCGAGGCGTGTCGCTCGCGCGCGTCACCCTGCACGTGGGGCTCGACACGTTCCGCCCCATTGGCGTCGAGCGACTGGCAGAACACCGCATGCATCGCGAATGGGGCGAAATCGATCACGCGACCGCCGAACGGCTACGGGCCGTGCGACCGTCTGGCGGGCGCATCGTGGCAATCGGCACGACGAGCACGCGCGTGCTCGAGACGGCGGCCCGGCAGGGGGATCTCGCGGCCTGGCGCGGCGAGACCGATCTGTTCATCCGCCCGCCCCACGTGTTTCATGGCGTGGACGCGCTGCTGACGAACTTTCACCTGCCACGTTCGACGTTGCTGGTGCTCGTGCGAACCTTTGGCGGCGACGAGCTCATTCAACGAGCCTATGACGCGGCGATCCGCGAACGGTACCGGTTTTACAGTTACGGCGACGCCATGCTGATCGTCTGATTTTCCGCCGCGTGGCCGCCTCTGTTCCGTTCTTGCCCGCGGATGCTCGCCACGTGGGGATCGCTGCCGTATACTCCGGTGGTCGAGCGGTCCTCGCGTCGCGGGCCGACAAACCCAGGAATCTTCCGGAAAGGACGCCCCCGTGGCACTGGTAAAGACCGAACAAGTTCTTGTCGTTCCCACGGCCGTCTTTCACCGCCTCGGCCATTTCCAGGGATTCTGCGCCGAGGTGGACCGCTACCTCGACGAGTTGCTTTCTCCGGAGCACACGAGCTACCGTCCGCGCGACGAAGTCGAGGAAGATCCGAGCTTCAAGCAGTTGATTCCCTACGTTGTGTTCCGGCATGGCGGCGACGGCCGGCCAGAGAGCATCTTTCAATACACGCGCGGCCGCGGGCAAGGCGAACAGCGCCTGCACGCCAAGCGCAGCGTCGGGATTGGGGGGCACATCTCGTCAGTCGATGCCGAGGAGGACGTGAACCCCTATGCCGAGGGCATGCGCCGCGAGTTGGAAGAGGAGGTCCTCATCGACACGCCTTACCTCGAGCGCTGTGTCGGGCTGATTAACGATGATGAAACCGAGGTCGGCCGCGTCCACTTGGGCGTGGTACATGTGTTCGACGTGGCGCGGCCGGCCGTGCGTCCACGCGAGCGCGACATCGTCGAGGCCGGCTTCCGCCCGGTCGAATCGCTCTTGGCCGACCTAGATGGTTTCGAGACCTGGTCGCAGATCACGCTACGGGCGCTCTTCGGCAAGGGCTGACGGGATAATATCTCCCAGACGATTTTCCGGAGCGGCGCCGGTCGGCAGGCGAAGTCCGGTGTCGGAGAATCATGTTGCGCAGCTCATTCTCTGGTCGCTGCGCGACACCGACCATCTTGCGACTGGGCTCGTTTCAGAAGGAGAGCTTTTTCCGCAAGATGATCGGTGCTACCCGGCTTCCATGCTGACGTGTGGCCGGAATCCGAGGGATCTTTACACGCTCTCCGCGGCGAGCCAGCCGGTGCTGAAGGCCGCCTGGAAGTTGTAGCCGCCGATCGGCCCGTCGAGATCGAGCACTTCGCCGGCGAGGTAAAGCCCCGGCACGAGCTTGCTCTGCAGGGTGCGCGAGTCGACCTCGCCCAAGGGGATGCCGCCGGCAGTGACTTCAGCCTTTTCGAAGCCAAGCGTCCCTGCGACGGGAAAGACGAGCCGCTTCACGTTTTCGACGAGGCGCGCCCGTTCGGTCTTGGAAATCTCGGCCGCGCGGCGTTCGAGCGGCACTTCGGCCTGCATCATGACCGTCTCGGCAACGCGGTTCGGAAGCCATTCGCCCAATAGCGTCACCACCTGCTTCTTGCCCGACTCGGCCGTCGCGCGGCGCAAATCTTCCTCGAACTGGGCACGCGGCACGTCGGGGAGCAGATCGCACTCGAGCCGCAGCGTGCGCGGGCGCGGGTGGCCACTCACTTCGCGACTGATATCGAGCGCCACGGGGCCCGTCAGTCCAAAGTGCGCGAAGAGCAACGAGCCTCGCGTTCGCGCCAGTGGCTTGGCGCGGCGTCCCGACTCGTTTGCTTCGTGCAGTTCCAAGGCGATATCGGGCAAGGTCACGCCGCGGAGCGCCGCCACCCAGTGCGCTTCGCAGCGCACCGGCGTCAGCGAAGGCCGCGGCGGCACGAGCGAATGCCCCAACGACATGCACCAAGCATAGCCATCGCCCGTGGTGCCGCTGCCGGGATAGGACTTGCCTCCCGTCGTGACGATGACTTTTTCTGCCCGCAGTTCGCGTCGCGCGGTCGTGAGCCGAAATCCGCCCTCGATGCGTTCGATCGATTTGAGCGGCTCTTCCGTGGCGAGCGTGCAACCGCTGCGCTGGAGCCGTGCGAGCAGGGCCGCCAAGACGTCGGCCGCGCGATCGCTGGCGGGAAAGATCTTGCCAGTCGATTCGATCTTGGTCAGCACCCCCTCGGCCTCGAACAACTCGACGAGTCGAGGCGGATCGAGTGCGGCGAGGGCCGAGTGCAGGAAGCGGCCCGGCAGGCCGTAGGCCTGGACGATGCCGGCCGCGTCGGTGGCGTGCGTGAGGTTGCAGCGCGTGCCCCCCGACATGAGGATCTTCACGCCGGGGCGGCGGTTCTTTTCGAGCAACAAGGTGCGGCGGCCCCGTTCGGCGGCATGCGCCGCCGCCAGCAGGCCCGCCGCCCCCGCCCCCACGACGATGACCTCCCATCGTTCGGACGAATTCGGTTCGGATGGCAGCGCGTCGCTCAATGGAGTCACGGTCGGCAGTTCTGGAACAGAGGGTCGGTGAGCTACAGAGGTGAGGCCAAACTGGCGGGGGTCGGGCCAGAATAGGGGATTCACGCCCAAGTGTCACGGCTTGCCGTCGTGCCATACCGCTCGGACAATGATACGACTATGGACGAACGCCCCATTTACCTGGACAACCACGCCACGACGCGCGTCGACCCACGCGTCGTCGAGGTGATGCTGCCCTACTTCACCGAGACGTATGGCAACCCGGGCAGCACGAGCCATGTTTTCGGCTGGGAGGCCCGCGAGGCCGTCGATGCGGCACGCAAGGCGCTCGCGGCGGCGATCGGGGCGCGCGACAAAGAGCTCGTCTTCACCAGCGGCGCCACCGAGAGCAACAACCTGGCGATCCGGGGAGTGGCCGAGCGCCAGCGGCGCCGCGGCAATCACCTGATCTCGGTCGAAACGGAGCACCCCTCGGTGCTCGACCCCCTCGATCGCCTTGCCCGGCGCGGCTACGAGGTCACGCTTCTGCCGGTCGCAGCGCATGGCGATCCGCGGGCGGGCTGGCTCGATCCGCAACGCGTGGCCGACGCTCTGCGCGACGACACCTTGCTCGTATCGGTGATGCTGGCCAACAACGAGATCGGGGTGATCCAGCCGCTTGCCGAAATCGTGGAGCTGGCACACGCGCGCGGCGTGCCCGTGCATTGCGACGCCACGCAAGCCGTGGGCAAGCTACCGGTCGATGTGGGCACGCTGGGGATCGACCTGATGAGCTTCACCGCGCACAAGCTGTATGGCCCGAAGGGCATTGGGGCCCTCTATGTGCGACGCCGTCCGCCGTCGGTGCGGCTTGTGCCTCAGATCGACGGTGGTGGTCAGGAGGGGGGCCTGCGCAGCGGCACGTTGAACACGCCGGGCATCGTCGGTTTCGCGCGGGCCGTGGAACTGGCGCTGGCCGAGCTGCCGGACGAACAGCGCCGGCTTTCAACCCTACGACAACGGCTCTACGAGGGGCTCGTGAGCGCGGTGGACGAAGTGTCGCTCAATGGGCCGACGCTGGAGCGGACCGACTTGCGGCTGCCGGGCAACCTCAACGTCAGCTTTGCCGGCGTCGACGGCGAGGCACTGATGATGAGCATGAAGCGTCTGGCGGTCAGCTCGGGCAGCGCCTGCACGAGCGCGAATCCCGAGCCGAGCCACGTGCTGCGCGCCCTGGGACTGAATGACGACCTGACCCGGGCCAGCCTTCGCTTCGGCCTGGGGCGTTTCAACACCGAGGCGGAAATCGACGCGGCCATCGAGGCCGTGGCCGAGACGGTCCACCGCCTGCGGCAGCTCAGTCGTTCGACTTGAGCGATTTCGGGGCAAGTTTTGTGGGTCAAATGCCGATTTTGCTCGTCATCGCCCCGCCCAACAGCCCTTTCCTTTGCTGGCCGGGTCGTATAATTTAGACAGTCTACGTTGCAATAAATCGCGACTCCTCACCTGGAGACGGAACATGGGTATTGTGCTGACCGAGAAGGCCGCGTCGGAAGTCAAGCGAATCCTCGAAGAGCAGAAGCTCGATGCCGACACCATGCTTCGCGTCGGTCTCGCCGGCGGCGGCTGCAGCGGCTTCCAGTACAGCCTCGGCTTCGACAAGGCCTACGACGAGAAGGTCGACTCGAAGCAGGAACACCATGGCGTGACGGTCGTCGTCGACAAGAAGAGTGCCCTCTACCTGGACGGCACCAAGGTCGACTTCTACGACGGCCTCGAAAAGCGCGGCTTCGTGTTCGATAATCCGAACGCGACGAAGACGTGCGGCTGCGGCAGCTCGTTCTCGGCCTAAGCCCCGAGCACCCTTCGCTCGACGGTCCGGAAAACCAACGAAACCACGCTACGCGCCTGCTGGATTACCATTTCCAGCCGGCGCGTAGTTCTTCGTTGACCACGCGACCGTTGCCGGGCCATTCACCCCGGTACAGTTCGGCGATCGATCTTCCGGCCATCGTGGCCATCGCCTCGAGCGATTCTTCGTCGAGGCCCCCCATGTGCGGCGCAAGCAGCACGTTGTCGAGCGCGAGCAGTGGGCTGTCGAGTGCCAGCGGTTCGACGTCGAACACGTCGAGCCCCGCCGCCATCAGGTGACGGCTGCGGAGCGCGTCGGCCAAGGCCGTTTCGTCCACCAAGCTGCCACGAGCCGTGTTGATGAACACCGCGCCTGGCTTCATCTTCGCCAGACTCTTGGCATTGATCATCCGCACTGTCTCGGGCGTGGCCGGTGTGTGCAGGCTCACGATGTCGGCCTCGGCGTAGAGTTCATCGAGCGTAACAAGACGAATGTCGTGCTTCGCGGCGAAGGCAGCATCTGCCATGGGATCGCTGGCGATCACCTTCAGTCCGATGCCGAGGCACCTCGTCGCCATGGCGCGGCCGATGCGCCCCAGCCCGACGAGACCGATCGTCTTCCCTCCGAGCCTTGGCAGCGGTACCCGCTTCCACACGCCCGTACGAACTTCCTGATCGCGCCCCGGTTGTCCGCGCATCACGCCGAACAAAAGGGACAGTGCTTGCTCCGCCACCGAGATTTCATTCGTGCCAGGCGTGATGGTGACCACCACGCCTCGCTTGCTGGCGGCGGCCATGTCGACGGCGTCATAGCCCACGCCGGCCCGGGCGATGACGCGCAGGTTTGACTTCGCGAGCACGTCGGGATTGAACGGCTCCATGCCCGCCAGCACGGCCGAGACGCCATCGAGCTGCTCGAGCAGATCGGCCGGGTCCATCAGCGACATGGCGTTCGGCGGATAGACCACTTCGAGGCCGGCTTCTTCGATCGCGCGGCGACAGGGCAAGTCGAGTTCGTATAGCAGATGGGGCGTGATCAATACGCGGGGCATGGCAGGTGATCTAAGCGAGCGGGCAAGGGAGCGAAGCTCGGCGGTTTCTACCCCACGGCGCCATCCTAAACAAGTACCGACCGGCGTGTCTCCCCCGCCCGGCACGCGGGGGTTCATTTCAATCGCGGGGGGCCGTAGAATCGCCCCAGAGCGAACGCCTGGGGCGGCGCACGTCGTGTGCCGTGAAGACCGGGCGGACTCCAACCGACGAACCAATCGAGGCGGCCGCACTTGGGCACCAGCGAAAAAGTACACATCATCGGGATCGGCGACGACGGACTCGACGGAGTAACGGACGCCGCCCGGCGGCTCATCCACGAGGCCGAATTGATCATCGGCGCCGAGCCGACTCTGGCCGTCGTGCCCCCCGGCAAGGCCGAGCGATTGCTCGTCGGCGCGAATCTCGACGCGGTTGTGCAGCGCGTGGCGAACTCCGCCGGGCGCCGCATCGTCGTGCTCGCCTCGGGCGATCCCCTGTTCTATGGCGTTGCGCGCTACCTGTGCGCCCAGTTGGGCAAAGAACATTTCGAGGTGCTGCCGCATGTGAGCAGCATGCAATTGGCCTTTGCGCGCGTGAAAGAGAGTTGGGAGGAGGCCTACCTGACCGATCTCTCGAGCCGCAATCTGTCGAGCATCCTCGAAAAGATTCGCATCGCCGAGAAGGTGGGGCTCTTCACCAGCGAAACCACGCCCCCCGCGGCGGTGGCCAAGGCGCTGCTTGCCAGCCGGATCGACTACTTCAACGCGTATGTCTGCGAGAATCTCGGTTCGCCCGACGAGCGCGTGACGCAGGGGACGCTGAACGAGATCGCGGCGCAGGAGTTTTCGCCCCTGAACGTGCTGATCCTGGTGCGCAAGCCCGACGTGCCGGACCGGCCGAGCGAACAGATCGGCCGGCGCTTGTTCGGCAATCCCGACCAGGTCTTCCTGCAGTCGAAGCCGAAGAGTGGCCTGCTGACCCCCGCCGAGGTGCGCTCGATCGCGCTGTCGGAATTGGATCTCGGGCCGACGAGCATCGTCTGGGACGTGGGGGCGGGGAGCGGATCAGTGGCGATCGAGGCCGCGCAAATCGCCGCTGGCGGAACGGTGTACGCCATCGAGATGGACGCTGAAGATCACGGCCTGATCGTCGAGAACGCCGAACGCTTCGGCTGTCGCAATCTCGTGCCGATCCACGGCCGCGCCCCCGACGCCTGGGCTGATATCCCCAGCCCCGATGCCATCTTTGTCGGTGGACAGGGGCGCGAAATCAGCCGCCTGGTCGAACTGGCCTTCTCGCAACTGAAGCTGGGGGGGCGTTTGGTGGCCAACGTCGGCAGCCTGCAAAACCTCTCCGAAGTGCATGCCCTGCTCGAGCATGGCGGCTCCGACGTCAAGGTGTGGATGGTCAACATCGCGCGCGGTACTTATCAACTGGAGCGGGTGCGTTTCGAGGCATTGAACCCCACCTTCCTGCTGGCGGCTGTTAAGGCCTGATATTGGCGATTGTCCGCGGATGGGATCTGGGATGAGAATTCGCCCCTTCCAAGAGTCTGACGAAGCCGAAGTGAGCGCCTTGTGGACCAAGGTGTTTTCGTATCCACAGCCCCACAATCAACCATCTCATATCATCCAACAGAAACTTGTCTTGCAGCGCGAGCTCTTCTTTGTGGCAGAAGAGGATCACGGCATTGTCGGCACGGTGATGGGGGGCTACGACGGACACCGCGGCTGGATCTATGCGCTGGCCGTGAGGCCCGAGTCGCGACGCCAGGGGTTGGGTACCGCTTTGGTGCGACATCTTGAACGGGAATTGTCGTTTCTCGGTTGCACGAAGATCAACCTACAGATCGTTGCGTCAAATGCCGCGACCGCGGAATTCTACAAGCAGCTTGGCTACCTGGTCGAAGAGCGAATCAGCATGGGCAAGGTGATCGCTTCCGCTCATCCGAACAATTGAAGAAGGCATCCATCGTGGCCAGCGAAGTTGCGAGTAACACGGTCGAGCGACTCGACGTGATCGCCGTGGGAGCGCACCCGGACGACGTCGAGATCGCCTGCGGCGGAACCCTCGCGCGGCTCGTCCGTCAGGGATATCGCGTCGGCATCATCGATCTGACCGATGGCGAACCGACGCCCCGTTCGCCGGGTCCCGAGGTGCGTCTGGAAGAAGCTCGCCGCGCGGCGGAAGTGCTGGGCGTGCAACTGCGGTTGAACCTTGGCATGCCCAACCGCCGGCTCTTCGATTCGTTCGAAGCGCGCGTGGCGCTGGCCACGGAGTTCCGCCGCTATCGTCCCCGGGTCGTGCTGGGCTTCGGCGACAAGACGCCGATGAACTCGCCCGATCACTGGCAGGCGATGCAGATTACCGATGCGGCGGTGTTTTATTCACGGCTGACAAAGTGGGACGAATACTTCGCCGGCCTGCCCGTGCATACGATCTCGGCCCAGCTCTACTACAGCCTGGCGTTCGGTTCGCCCGAGGGGATGTCGCACGGCAGCAATCTGGTGGTCGATATTGGCGAAACGCTGGAGACGAAGCTCGAGAGCGTGCGCTGCTACGAAACGCAGTTTCCGCCCGAGAAGGCCCATATCCACGAGCGGATCCGCGCGGTGGCACTGACCTTGGGGTTTGCCGCCGGCTATACGGCGGGCGAGTTGTTCAACGCCACGCGGATGCTCGGCACGCGCGACCTGATGCACTTCCTGCTGGGCGAACGTCCGGCCGATGCGCCGCGCCGCGACGACCCGCGCTAGCAGGCTGCTGAAAAAGGTCCGTCGTGGCCTTTTTCAGCCTCGCGAAGTGCGGAGTTGAACTCCGCACCGCTCGCAAAAGAACGACTTCCGTCGCTATTTTGTGATCGCATCCAGGCGATCCTAGCAGGCTGCTGACTTTTTCAGCAGCCTGCTAGTTCGGCGGCGTCTCGGGCTCGGCCCGTTTGGCGAACGTGCGAATCGCGGCATCGATCAGTTCGAGCGGATAATCGGGCGACGTGGGATTGGCGACCCCCTGAAAGACGATCCGCCGGTCGCCATCGTCGATCAGATAGACCACGGCCGCGATCGACTGCTCGTTCGGCAACGTCGCATGATAGGCCATCCGCGAAGCGGGGAAATCGCCGATCTTGCCATGCTCGGTCTTCTGCCGCTCCGAGTTGGGCCACGTGGTCGAAATATTCGCGAACATGGCCGCTAGCATGGCATCGTGAGCCGGGTATTGCTGGCTCGGCGGATGAAATGTCGCCGCGATGACGGCGGGCGTGGCGCCTTCTTGCGCCGGGCCTTGATAACCGATCATGAAGGGCTGCGGCGAATCGGGCCGATCCGAACCGCGGGCCGCTTCCGTGAATCCCACCGGCACACGCAGACCATAACCACCGAAGTCGGCCGGCTCGGCGACGAGCTTTTCGTCCCATTCGGCGCCGACCTCCCAGGAATCGTCCGCCGCGTCAGCAGCCGCCGGTTCGCTGGGTGCGGATGGTTCTTCGGCAGACACCGGTTCAGCAGGCGGCTCGATTGCTGGCGCATCGACGGGCGCCGCAGGCATCGACGGTTCTGGTGTGACGTTCGCCGCCGGGGCGGCCGCGGGGGCAGGCGTTTCGGCGACTGCGGTTGCCTGTGTCGATTCCGTCGCCGCCGGCTTGCCGCAACCGGTG
It encodes:
- the queA gene encoding tRNA preQ1(34) S-adenosylmethionine ribosyltransferase-isomerase QueA; the encoded protein is MNVPQLKRNRENSVAPARLGRSAHAAVGLYSPPRPTPRRFTSRRSSAKASASRPIVSDAELSHYDYELPVELIAQQPLHERSDARLLVVNRAQASIAHHYVRDLPELLRAGDMVVVNESKVVPARLLGRRERTGGNWEGLFLSVGADGRWHLLSKTRGKVQPGEWIVLVDNTGRDACRLQFAAREGEGVWRAKPESADDAYAILDRVGRVPLPCYIREGVSEPGDLERYQTVYARVPGSAAAPTAGLHLTDRLIGRLETRGVSLARVTLHVGLDTFRPIGVERLAEHRMHREWGEIDHATAERLRAVRPSGGRIVAIGTTSTRVLETAARQGDLAAWRGETDLFIRPPHVFHGVDALLTNFHLPRSTLLVLVRTFGGDELIQRAYDAAIRERYRFYSYGDAMLIV
- a CDS encoding phosphoesterase; protein product: MALVKTEQVLVVPTAVFHRLGHFQGFCAEVDRYLDELLSPEHTSYRPRDEVEEDPSFKQLIPYVVFRHGGDGRPESIFQYTRGRGQGEQRLHAKRSVGIGGHISSVDAEEDVNPYAEGMRRELEEEVLIDTPYLERCVGLINDDETEVGRVHLGVVHVFDVARPAVRPRERDIVEAGFRPVESLLADLDGFETWSQITLRALFGKG
- a CDS encoding NAD(P)/FAD-dependent oxidoreductase, which encodes MPSEPNSSERWEVIVVGAGAAGLLAAAHAAERGRRTLLLEKNRRPGVKILMSGGTRCNLTHATDAAGIVQAYGLPGRFLHSALAALDPPRLVELFEAEGVLTKIESTGKIFPASDRAADVLAALLARLQRSGCTLATEEPLKSIERIEGGFRLTTARRELRAEKVIVTTGGKSYPGSGTTGDGYAWCMSLGHSLVPPRPSLTPVRCEAHWVAALRGVTLPDIALELHEANESGRRAKPLARTRGSLLFAHFGLTGPVALDISREVSGHPRPRTLRLECDLLPDVPRAQFEEDLRRATAESGKKQVVTLLGEWLPNRVAETVMMQAEVPLERRAAEISKTERARLVENVKRLVFPVAGTLGFEKAEVTAGGIPLGEVDSRTLQSKLVPGLYLAGEVLDLDGPIGGYNFQAAFSTGWLAAESV
- a CDS encoding aminotransferase class V-fold PLP-dependent enzyme, which gives rise to MDERPIYLDNHATTRVDPRVVEVMLPYFTETYGNPGSTSHVFGWEAREAVDAARKALAAAIGARDKELVFTSGATESNNLAIRGVAERQRRRGNHLISVETEHPSVLDPLDRLARRGYEVTLLPVAAHGDPRAGWLDPQRVADALRDDTLLVSVMLANNEIGVIQPLAEIVELAHARGVPVHCDATQAVGKLPVDVGTLGIDLMSFTAHKLYGPKGIGALYVRRRPPSVRLVPQIDGGGQEGGLRSGTLNTPGIVGFARAVELALAELPDEQRRLSTLRQRLYEGLVSAVDEVSLNGPTLERTDLRLPGNLNVSFAGVDGEALMMSMKRLAVSSGSACTSANPEPSHVLRALGLNDDLTRASLRFGLGRFNTEAEIDAAIEAVAETVHRLRQLSRST
- a CDS encoding iron-sulfur cluster assembly accessory protein, with protein sequence MGIVLTEKAASEVKRILEEQKLDADTMLRVGLAGGGCSGFQYSLGFDKAYDEKVDSKQEHHGVTVVVDKKSALYLDGTKVDFYDGLEKRGFVFDNPNATKTCGCGSSFSA
- a CDS encoding phosphoglycerate dehydrogenase — translated: MPRVLITPHLLYELDLPCRRAIEEAGLEVVYPPNAMSLMDPADLLEQLDGVSAVLAGMEPFNPDVLAKSNLRVIARAGVGYDAVDMAAASKRGVVVTITPGTNEISVAEQALSLLFGVMRGQPGRDQEVRTGVWKRVPLPRLGGKTIGLVGLGRIGRAMATRCLGIGLKVIASDPMADAAFAAKHDIRLVTLDELYAEADIVSLHTPATPETVRMINAKSLAKMKPGAVFINTARGSLVDETALADALRSRHLMAAGLDVFDVEPLALDSPLLALDNVLLAPHMGGLDEESLEAMATMAGRSIAELYRGEWPGNGRVVNEELRAGWKW
- the cbiE gene encoding precorrin-6y C5,15-methyltransferase (decarboxylating) subunit CbiE; translated protein: MGTSEKVHIIGIGDDGLDGVTDAARRLIHEAELIIGAEPTLAVVPPGKAERLLVGANLDAVVQRVANSAGRRIVVLASGDPLFYGVARYLCAQLGKEHFEVLPHVSSMQLAFARVKESWEEAYLTDLSSRNLSSILEKIRIAEKVGLFTSETTPPAAVAKALLASRIDYFNAYVCENLGSPDERVTQGTLNEIAAQEFSPLNVLILVRKPDVPDRPSEQIGRRLFGNPDQVFLQSKPKSGLLTPAEVRSIALSELDLGPTSIVWDVGAGSGSVAIEAAQIAAGGTVYAIEMDAEDHGLIVENAERFGCRNLVPIHGRAPDAWADIPSPDAIFVGGQGREISRLVELAFSQLKLGGRLVANVGSLQNLSEVHALLEHGGSDVKVWMVNIARGTYQLERVRFEALNPTFLLAAVKA
- a CDS encoding GNAT family acetyltransferase, coding for MRIRPFQESDEAEVSALWTKVFSYPQPHNQPSHIIQQKLVLQRELFFVAEEDHGIVGTVMGGYDGHRGWIYALAVRPESRRQGLGTALVRHLERELSFLGCTKINLQIVASNAATAEFYKQLGYLVEERISMGKVIASAHPNN
- a CDS encoding PIG-L family deacetylase — protein: MKKASIVASEVASNTVERLDVIAVGAHPDDVEIACGGTLARLVRQGYRVGIIDLTDGEPTPRSPGPEVRLEEARRAAEVLGVQLRLNLGMPNRRLFDSFEARVALATEFRRYRPRVVLGFGDKTPMNSPDHWQAMQITDAAVFYSRLTKWDEYFAGLPVHTISAQLYYSLAFGSPEGMSHGSNLVVDIGETLETKLESVRCYETQFPPEKAHIHERIRAVALTLGFAAGYTAGELFNATRMLGTRDLMHFLLGERPADAPRRDDPR